Proteins encoded together in one Paenibacillus sp. J23TS9 window:
- a CDS encoding MFS transporter: MNSHEKHKYQWPLIGKRSKPKLHQDDITIVDASMARKAVVATALGNAMEWFDFGIYSYLAVVIGKVFFPSLSGSVQLIYTFATFSIAFVVRPFGGLFFGRLGDRWGRKKVLTITLLMMAISTLCIGLIPSYASIGVTASVLLLLARLVQGFSTGGEYSGAMTFIAESTPDKRRGFLSSGLEVGTLIGYIAGSGLVTLLTYLLGSEQMVAWGWRIPFFVAAPIGLVGLYLRRHLEETPAFEAMEKAKDENKPKVPLRELFSKHWKVMLICTVLVFFFNVVDYMILSYMPSHLTAVLGYGEAEGLLLILIVMFIMIPIVLAMGYFSDRIGNKRIMQIGLAGLLVLSLPAFLWIGSGKLGLVFLGLLILAVFLTCFEGTMPSVLPALFFTDVRYGLLAITYNISASLFGGTTPLVMAWLINLTKNNLVPAYFLIATSIIGLVVVTLWFTETSGKALRGSPPAVTEKHEIKELLDEPEEALWWHEEHAMIQESGAAPEERK; the protein is encoded by the coding sequence ATGAACAGCCATGAAAAACATAAGTATCAATGGCCGCTGATCGGCAAACGGTCGAAGCCTAAACTGCATCAAGACGACATTACCATCGTCGACGCGAGCATGGCGAGAAAAGCCGTGGTCGCCACGGCCCTGGGCAACGCGATGGAATGGTTCGACTTCGGCATCTATTCTTATCTTGCCGTCGTGATCGGAAAGGTTTTCTTCCCTTCCTTGAGCGGCTCCGTGCAGCTGATTTATACATTCGCTACGTTTTCCATTGCTTTTGTCGTCAGGCCTTTTGGCGGATTGTTCTTCGGACGCCTTGGAGACCGCTGGGGGCGCAAAAAAGTGCTCACCATAACGCTGCTGATGATGGCCATCTCCACCCTCTGCATCGGTCTCATTCCAAGCTACGCATCGATCGGAGTAACCGCATCGGTATTACTCTTGCTGGCCCGGCTGGTACAGGGCTTCTCCACCGGGGGCGAGTATTCGGGAGCGATGACCTTTATCGCCGAGTCGACGCCCGACAAAAGGAGGGGCTTCCTATCCAGCGGACTGGAAGTGGGAACCTTGATCGGTTACATTGCCGGCTCCGGATTGGTCACGCTGCTGACCTACCTTCTCGGTTCCGAGCAAATGGTGGCTTGGGGCTGGAGAATTCCCTTTTTCGTTGCGGCTCCGATTGGTTTGGTCGGGCTCTATCTCCGCAGACATTTGGAGGAAACGCCTGCTTTTGAAGCAATGGAGAAGGCAAAGGATGAGAACAAGCCGAAGGTACCGCTCAGAGAGCTGTTCTCGAAGCATTGGAAGGTCATGCTGATCTGCACCGTGCTGGTCTTTTTCTTTAATGTCGTCGATTATATGATACTATCCTATATGCCTTCGCATCTGACCGCCGTGCTGGGTTACGGGGAAGCCGAAGGACTTCTCCTGATTCTGATCGTCATGTTTATCATGATTCCGATCGTGCTAGCCATGGGTTATTTCAGCGACCGGATCGGCAACAAACGAATTATGCAGATCGGGCTCGCGGGACTGCTGGTGCTCTCGCTTCCGGCTTTTTTATGGATTGGCAGCGGCAAGCTTGGGCTCGTGTTTCTGGGGCTGCTGATTCTGGCCGTGTTCCTTACCTGTTTCGAAGGAACGATGCCCTCCGTACTGCCTGCGCTGTTTTTTACCGATGTCCGTTATGGCCTTCTAGCGATTACGTATAATATTTCGGCGTCCTTGTTCGGCGGCACGACCCCTCTCGTGATGGCCTGGTTGATTAATCTGACCAAGAACAACCTCGTTCCAGCCTATTTTCTGATTGCCACGTCCATCATTGGCTTGGTCGTCGTGACACTGTGGTTTACCGAAACCTCAGGCAAAGCGCTTCGCGGCTCCCCGCCTGCCGTCACGGAGAAGCATGAAATCAAAGAACTGCTGGATGAACCGGAAGAGGCGCTATGGTGGCATGAGGAACACGCCATGATTCAGGAGTCTGGAGCAGCTCCGGAGGAGAGGAAATAG
- a CDS encoding response regulator, translating into MWRAILIDDEEIALDVLDIMLNEVGDVEVVGRFQLVTEAIERCGDLQPDLIFLDIEMPGVGGLEAAGALAACSPDAEIIFVTAHDQYAIDAFDTSAIGYLLKPVAKDKLARTLSRYADRQAKRQIRSGDSMDGNMLSAARLADGPERHAEDKPQLSLKVLGSMELYAPDGRLLTWRTKKTKELFALLWHHRSRPVYKYAILEYLWPDDPAERGQKLLHTSLYYLRSLFKAEGYDGFVNYGDERYWIDPSAIHSDLEELLGMLKDGDAATKAEDMLELYSGGDYLEMEHYEWANSYRMELRSAMMSFMNAALERVPNESRVQMLWKLIELEPSRLNYYDLLADCLGQAGDQDGVRRVRALMVQMEQKGE; encoded by the coding sequence ATGTGGAGAGCCATTCTGATTGACGACGAAGAGATCGCGCTGGATGTCTTGGACATCATGCTGAACGAAGTTGGCGATGTGGAGGTCGTCGGCAGGTTTCAACTGGTTACCGAAGCGATTGAACGCTGCGGCGATCTCCAACCGGATTTGATTTTTCTGGATATCGAAATGCCTGGAGTGGGCGGGCTGGAGGCTGCAGGAGCGCTGGCAGCATGCTCTCCGGATGCTGAAATCATCTTTGTGACGGCCCACGACCAGTATGCGATTGATGCGTTCGATACCTCCGCCATCGGGTATTTGCTTAAACCGGTCGCCAAGGACAAGCTAGCTAGAACGCTATCCCGTTATGCGGACCGGCAGGCCAAAAGGCAGATTCGGAGCGGGGACTCTATGGATGGGAACATGCTGAGTGCCGCCAGGTTGGCGGATGGACCGGAAAGACACGCGGAAGATAAGCCGCAGCTGTCGCTCAAAGTGTTGGGTAGTATGGAACTGTACGCTCCAGACGGCCGGCTATTGACATGGCGCACCAAGAAAACGAAGGAGCTGTTTGCGCTGCTTTGGCATCATCGGAGCCGGCCGGTATACAAATACGCGATTCTGGAATATTTATGGCCGGATGATCCGGCGGAACGTGGACAAAAGCTGTTGCATACGTCCCTTTATTACTTGCGGAGCCTATTTAAGGCGGAAGGCTACGACGGATTCGTGAATTACGGTGACGAGCGGTATTGGATTGATCCGTCGGCTATCCACAGCGACCTGGAGGAGCTGCTTGGGATGCTGAAGGACGGAGATGCTGCAACCAAAGCCGAGGACATGCTTGAGTTGTACAGCGGCGGCGATTATTTGGAAATGGAGCATTACGAATGGGCTAATTCCTACCGGATGGAGCTTCGCTCGGCCATGATGTCCTTCATGAATGCAGCGCTCGAACGGGTACCGAATGAATCCCGCGTGCAGATGCTCTGGAAATTGATCGAATTGGAGCCAAGCCGGCTGAATTACTATGATTTGTTGGCGGATTGCTTAGGCCAGGCTGGGGATCAGGATGGCGTTCGCCGGGTGCGGGCGTTGATGGTGCAGATGGAGCAGAAGGGAGAATAG
- a CDS encoding InlB B-repeat-containing protein: protein MRWKKWISTMLAAVMLLPFGTIGHADSEIATNSMTVGSKEGYAGDFVDIPVFLTPEDMINQYDISIGFDAASLELVSGNEVTNELGASQGDTFDTDITITGIANVRANLVDHPILIDDTNVFTLHFKIKDSAQPGDLELSVPKHELYEGEEIASTTVVDGKITVKAASVKHTVMFNSQGGSAVASMADVNSGTIISEPPVPTKAGFTFAGWYKEAEGTNAWNFAEDTVTSNVTLYAKWTVTVQEQYTVTFDSQGGSEVENATGVNSGTTITEPPAPTKAGFTFAGWYKEAEGTNAWNFTEDAVTSDVTLHAKWTRHAAQIQIGSVSGTPGSTVDVPVTVADSTYGIAAYSVQIDFDAEALEVTGITGNAGDYFDSNYDNDAGWLKTAWVDSDAGDTPVVAGEKLFTVSFKIKNEAELSDKALTVQTGEPTFFSILDAFGAEMDKTLTPGKVTVKEGPVQHTVTFDSQGGSAVSSITNVDNGTIISAPPAPTKAGYTFAGWYKEAAGTNAWNFAADTVTSDVTLYAKWASTPSDNSNHSGTPSTSTGSSPGTSTPAKPDGFQVIVDGVVKDQIATALTTKENGKSVLTATIDQAKLVDQLKQAADHSTVIIPVTASVDMVSVVLNGEAVKSMETKQAILEVQTPYGIYRLPAGQIAIDKVSSKLGEQVKLSDIIVRMEIAKSDEAAAVRAQVAAAQGNFEVAATPVTFKVTASYKGTTVDVEQFGGYVERDIPLPTGLDPSKVTTAAVLDPDGSVRHVPTFITTREGKNYAVVNSLTNSDYFLIWNSKAFADVEGHWSKQAVNEMASRMIVKGIDDDHYNPDAVITRAELAAVVVRALGLSDNEGSGHSEFTDVKAGDWYAGAVAKAVEYGLIKGYDNQTFAPDQTITRQEALVIMARAMKLAGLEAEGLDADVLLSPFADRAALASWAKPAIAAAVKNGIVEGSAEGLRPAGNLTRAETAVIVQRFLIKAKLIDNRNAN from the coding sequence ATGCGTTGGAAAAAATGGATTTCGACAATGCTGGCGGCCGTTATGTTATTGCCTTTCGGAACGATAGGTCATGCGGATTCGGAAATAGCGACGAACTCGATGACGGTAGGCAGCAAAGAAGGTTATGCCGGAGATTTCGTTGATATACCGGTGTTTCTGACACCGGAGGATATGATCAACCAGTACGACATTTCCATCGGATTCGATGCTGCATCGCTCGAACTGGTGTCCGGGAATGAAGTTACAAATGAACTGGGTGCCAGTCAAGGCGATACGTTCGATACGGATATCACCATTACGGGGATCGCCAATGTAAGAGCTAATTTGGTTGACCACCCGATTTTAATTGATGATACAAACGTGTTCACCCTTCATTTTAAAATCAAGGACTCTGCGCAGCCTGGCGATTTGGAGCTATCCGTGCCCAAGCACGAACTCTACGAGGGTGAAGAAATCGCCTCCACAACGGTGGTAGACGGCAAAATTACGGTAAAGGCAGCGAGCGTTAAACATACCGTGATGTTCAATTCGCAGGGAGGCAGCGCAGTTGCGAGCATGGCCGACGTGAACAGCGGTACGATAATCAGCGAGCCGCCGGTACCGACGAAAGCGGGTTTTACTTTCGCAGGCTGGTACAAGGAAGCGGAGGGAACGAACGCGTGGAACTTCGCAGAAGATACAGTAACGTCCAATGTGACGCTGTACGCGAAATGGACGGTAACGGTGCAGGAGCAATATACTGTGACGTTCGACTCTCAGGGAGGCAGCGAGGTTGAGAACGCGACCGGCGTAAACAGCGGCACGACGATCACCGAGCCGCCAGCGCCGACGAAAGCCGGCTTTACGTTCGCAGGCTGGTACAAGGAAGCAGAGGGAACGAATGCGTGGAACTTCACAGAAGATGCGGTGACGTCCGATGTGACGCTGCACGCGAAGTGGACGCGGCACGCGGCGCAGATTCAGATCGGATCGGTGAGCGGAACGCCTGGATCTACGGTGGACGTACCGGTTACAGTGGCCGACTCCACCTACGGAATAGCAGCCTATAGCGTACAGATCGATTTTGACGCGGAGGCCTTGGAAGTAACGGGCATTACAGGAAATGCCGGAGATTACTTCGACTCCAATTACGATAACGACGCAGGCTGGCTCAAGACAGCATGGGTAGACAGCGATGCGGGCGATACGCCAGTTGTTGCAGGAGAGAAGCTGTTCACCGTCAGCTTCAAGATTAAGAACGAAGCGGAGTTAAGTGATAAGGCACTGACGGTGCAAACAGGAGAGCCGACGTTTTTCTCAATCTTGGATGCATTCGGGGCTGAGATGGACAAAACGTTGACCCCTGGCAAGGTAACGGTCAAAGAGGGACCGGTGCAACACACCGTGACGTTCGACTCGCAGGGAGGCAGTGCAGTTTCCAGCATCACCAATGTGGACAACGGCACGATCATCAGCGCTCCGCCAGCGCCGACGAAAGCGGGCTACACATTCGCAGGCTGGTACAAAGAAGCAGCGGGAACAAACGCTTGGAACTTCGCGGCGGATACGGTCACATCCGATGTGACGCTGTATGCAAAGTGGGCAAGCACTCCTTCGGACAATTCCAATCACTCCGGCACGCCTTCAACAAGCACGGGTTCAAGTCCAGGAACTTCAACCCCTGCGAAGCCTGACGGCTTTCAGGTCATCGTCGACGGCGTTGTGAAGGATCAGATCGCTACTGCTTTGACCACCAAAGAGAACGGCAAATCAGTGCTGACTGCCACAATAGACCAAGCGAAGCTGGTTGATCAGCTTAAGCAGGCGGCAGATCATTCCACCGTAATTATTCCTGTTACCGCCAGCGTGGACATGGTGTCGGTCGTATTGAACGGCGAAGCGGTGAAAAGCATGGAAACCAAGCAAGCGATTCTGGAGGTACAGACGCCTTATGGCATCTACAGACTGCCTGCCGGACAAATAGCCATAGATAAGGTTTCTTCAAAACTGGGCGAACAGGTCAAGCTCTCGGACATCATCGTCCGCATGGAGATTGCCAAGAGCGATGAGGCTGCGGCGGTTCGCGCACAAGTCGCAGCGGCCCAAGGAAACTTCGAGGTTGCAGCTACGCCCGTCACCTTTAAAGTAACGGCTTCCTATAAGGGAACGACGGTAGACGTAGAACAGTTCGGCGGCTACGTGGAACGCGACATACCGCTTCCTACGGGTCTGGATCCGAGCAAAGTGACAACGGCTGCCGTGCTGGATCCGGATGGCAGCGTCCGCCATGTCCCTACCTTTATCACGACTCGCGAAGGGAAGAATTATGCCGTCGTCAACAGCCTGACGAATAGCGATTACTTCCTCATCTGGAACTCGAAGGCCTTCGCGGATGTAGAAGGACATTGGTCGAAGCAGGCCGTAAACGAAATGGCTTCCCGAATGATTGTCAAAGGGATCGATGACGATCATTATAACCCTGATGCGGTCATTACACGGGCAGAACTTGCAGCTGTTGTGGTACGGGCGTTAGGTTTGTCCGACAATGAAGGCAGCGGTCATTCGGAGTTCACCGACGTTAAAGCCGGTGACTGGTATGCCGGGGCTGTCGCGAAGGCAGTGGAATACGGCCTGATCAAGGGTTACGACAATCAGACGTTCGCTCCTGATCAAACCATCACCCGGCAGGAAGCATTGGTGATCATGGCCCGGGCGATGAAGCTGGCTGGACTTGAAGCGGAGGGATTAGATGCAGATGTATTGCTGTCTCCGTTTGCAGATCGTGCAGCGCTAGCATCCTGGGCGAAGCCGGCCATTGCCGCAGCCGTGAAGAATGGAATCGTGGAAGGATCAGCAGAAGGCTTGAGGCCAGCAGGGAACCTTACCCGGGCTGAAACTGCAGTGATTGTGCAGCGGTTTTTAATCAAGGCCAAGCTGATTGATAACCGGAACGCCAACTAA
- a CDS encoding dockerin type I domain-containing protein: protein MNAQKRNNTACRAVISVVISLVMLFGAILQLLAVPGQASAAPGVVWKPIDRGGLSAGSSANSNARGPSIASWNNHLYAAWSEQKEYMNNPMQQETEIRVMKWDGSQWSAADDGSGLNSMSSSSASSPSLTVYQGCLYAIWTEAETSSMGGYPFNQIMAKKNCGNGWVSTSGNNPVSGSGRGEMPVLLVYQDDLYATWIGTSDGSLGRKIQVKKYNGSVWSSEAVDMTFVSNGVAFGPRLAVYQDDLYLTWSEQMADSPYYTYIPVMKRTIKGAGSVTWANVSGNLGITNTTTSAGSPVLQAYNGLLYAVWRDNNPAQLKVSSFDGSAWSPVGSGNLDKPAGVQSQSPNLFVYNQKLVAVWNDVNSQGFQWNLRVEEYDGTNWSPADQGLADTNLGNVTSFASLNNAMYLAWSDVSKIYVSERREPPAAPKGLQAVAGDREAELSWNLGSGVANYKIYQGTASGVYGPDPIATVDGTTDHYTVQGLAGGTTYYFVVTAVNDNGESSFSVQASAQLTLQIATVSYAPGDHGTISGTSEQVTIGGHPAAVPTVTPEAGYHFAGWSSDGGITKLSSQQVAASTVTADVVYTAYYTVIVMGDADGDGKVTAADALLLTKYIKGKITLTPEQLQALDMNGDGQWDDEDVKAILAAAVGKG, encoded by the coding sequence ATGAACGCACAGAAGAGGAACAACACTGCTTGCAGGGCGGTCATATCCGTCGTTATAAGCCTGGTCATGCTGTTCGGGGCGATTCTCCAACTGCTGGCGGTGCCGGGACAAGCTTCCGCCGCCCCGGGAGTCGTATGGAAGCCGATCGACCGGGGCGGGCTCAGTGCGGGGTCGAGTGCGAACTCTAACGCAAGGGGACCGAGCATCGCGTCCTGGAACAACCATTTGTATGCGGCATGGTCAGAGCAAAAGGAATATATGAATAACCCGATGCAGCAGGAAACAGAAATAAGAGTAATGAAGTGGGACGGCAGTCAGTGGTCGGCGGCTGATGACGGGAGCGGCCTGAACTCCATGTCGAGCAGCAGTGCAAGCAGTCCTTCGCTTACAGTATATCAGGGTTGCTTGTACGCCATCTGGACGGAAGCAGAAACCTCATCCATGGGGGGGTATCCGTTCAATCAGATTATGGCCAAGAAAAACTGTGGGAACGGATGGGTATCTACGAGTGGAAACAATCCGGTAAGCGGCAGCGGCAGAGGTGAAATGCCGGTGCTCCTCGTTTATCAAGATGATTTGTATGCGACTTGGATAGGTACTTCGGACGGGAGCCTGGGCCGGAAAATTCAAGTGAAAAAATATAACGGCAGCGTCTGGAGCAGCGAAGCGGTGGATATGACATTCGTTTCAAACGGAGTGGCATTTGGGCCGCGGCTCGCAGTCTATCAAGACGATCTTTATTTAACCTGGAGCGAGCAAATGGCGGACAGCCCGTATTACACTTATATCCCCGTCATGAAAAGAACAATCAAGGGTGCAGGAAGTGTCACTTGGGCGAACGTATCGGGAAATTTGGGGATTACGAATACGACGACATCGGCAGGAAGCCCGGTTCTGCAAGCCTATAACGGGCTGTTATACGCGGTGTGGAGAGATAACAATCCCGCTCAGTTGAAGGTAAGCAGCTTCGATGGAAGTGCCTGGAGCCCTGTCGGCAGCGGCAATTTGGATAAACCGGCGGGGGTTCAATCGCAAAGCCCGAATTTATTTGTATATAATCAGAAGCTGGTTGCCGTTTGGAACGATGTGAATTCGCAAGGGTTCCAGTGGAACCTCCGGGTCGAGGAATACGACGGCACGAATTGGAGCCCGGCGGACCAGGGACTTGCGGACACGAATCTCGGAAACGTTACTTCTTTTGCCTCTTTGAACAACGCGATGTATTTAGCATGGTCCGACGTCTCGAAAATTTATGTGTCCGAGCGCCGGGAACCGCCTGCAGCCCCTAAGGGTCTACAAGCGGTTGCGGGAGATCGGGAAGCGGAGCTTAGCTGGAATTTGGGGAGCGGGGTTGCGAATTATAAGATATATCAAGGCACCGCCAGCGGGGTGTACGGCCCCGATCCGATCGCGACAGTAGATGGCACGACCGACCATTATACAGTTCAGGGGCTTGCGGGTGGAACGACCTATTACTTCGTCGTGACGGCCGTTAACGATAATGGGGAGAGCTCCTTCTCGGTACAAGCAAGCGCACAGCTTACACTGCAGATCGCAACGGTAAGCTACGCGCCTGGAGATCACGGAACGATCAGCGGAACGAGTGAACAGGTAACGATCGGCGGGCATCCGGCAGCGGTTCCGACGGTCACGCCAGAGGCGGGATACCATTTTGCAGGATGGAGCAGCGATGGAGGCATCACGAAGCTTAGCAGCCAACAGGTTGCCGCTTCGACGGTGACCGCGGATGTTGTATATACCGCCTATTACACGGTGATTGTCATGGGAGACGCGGATGGCGACGGCAAGGTGACGGCTGCGGACGCGCTTTTGTTGACCAAATACATCAAGGGTAAGATTACACTGACGCCGGAGCAATTGCAGGCGCTCGACATGAACGGCGACGGACAATGGGACGACGAGGATGTCAAAGCGATTCTTGCCGCCGCCGTGGGAAAGGGTTGA